Within the Natranaeroarchaeum sulfidigenes genome, the region AGACAACCGATGCCCCAACCGGGGCGGCGAGCACCGCCGGTACCGCCGCGAGGTCCTCTTCGCCATCGACGACGATCGTCGTCGCCTCCGCACGGTCGAGGGCGTTCACGAGGGCATAGAGCAGCTCCGCGCTGAGCGTTCCGGCCGGGTTCACCGCCTCGATCTGATTCGGCAAGGCATCGACCGTCTCCCTAACCTCGTCGTCGACCTCGCGGCGCTTCGTTCGCCCGTCGACGAGCACGACATCGGGCTGGACGCCGACACGCTCGAAATGATAGGTGACGATATCCCCGACGGCGATCAGCGGCGAGCCAGCGTCTTCGAGAAGGAGTTGCGGATCAGTGTACACTGGGCCCAGTGGCTCTTTGAACGCCGACCGAAGCTCCTCGGGCAGTGTGACGACGACATCTGTATCGTCGCGATCGTCGTCCGGAGACACGTTACCGGACTTTCAGCGCGTACGCGCCCGGCTCGGTCACTTCCATCTCCGTTGCGATCTGGCTTTCCTCGGGATGGGCGATAAACACGTAGCCCGCCCAGTCCTCGGTGAGGCTGCTGGAGCCACAGGCAACGCAGTTCTGCTCGTCCGGATCGTTAACGCGGTGACACTCCCGACAGACGAGACGATCCTCGGCCATTAGCTCTCACCGGCTTGCGCCTGTCGCTTGCTCCGCTCGTCTTCGAGCCAGCCGTGCTTGCCCAGTCCCGGCTGTTTGGCGGTGAGTCCGATCTTCGAGTCCCGGGGGTTGCGCTCGTCGATACTCTTGGTGACGATCCGTGCCCGGACGGCGTCGTCGACGGCGAGTGCCTGGTCCGACTCGTTCGAGGCGAGGCGCTGGTTCTCGGCGTCGTAGGCGAGATACTCGTCGGAGATCTGCGAGACGTGGAGCAGCCCGTCGACCGGCCCGATGCCGACGAACGCGCCGAACTCGACGACCTCGACGACGGTTCCGTCGACGACCTCCTGCATCTGCGGATCGAACGTGACGGCGTCGAACTCGGCCTCGTAGTAGACGCCCGGACGGTTCGGAAGTACCGCGCCGTCGCCGATATCGTGGACATCGACGACGCTGACGACGGAGCCGACCTCCTCGTCCATCCGGCCTTCGAGTTTGTCCTGCAGCAGTTTCTTCACGAGATCCGGCGTAACGTTTGCCAGCTCCCGCGGCGGTACTTCGACTGTATCCTTTAGTCTGACCCGTTTGTACATGGCTATGGTTGAGTGATTGCGAGTTTGTTCTTGCCCCTTAAACCAATTACTGCAACGGACGCGTCGAGCGCCCGTTGTTGAAGAGGCTGGTCGTTCGTGACGACGTACTCGGCCGTGCCCTCACGGGCGAGTTCGACGACCGCATCGTCGGCGTACGTCGCGTCCGTGTCGAGGATGAGACACCGTTCTGTCGCCAGGTCGTGTCCGACGCTCGCCGCGATACCTTCGTTGCCGCCCTTCTCGGAGAGCTTTCGAAGCTCCTCGACGACTGCCTGTGGGGTTACCGGCTCGTACCCATCGAGTAACCGATTGAGCTCGTCGAACAGCCGAACATCGAGTTCAACTGGCATCATGAATGCGTTCGTGTCGACAGCGACTGTCGGTGCCATCGCCGATTATCCTTTGAGCGTTCCAACGCCGATCAGCCGCCAGCGCGCACCGACGCGACGGTTGATCGCGATCTTGTCCCCTTCGGCCGCGCAGACCGGGCGTTTGAGTTTGAGTTCGCACTCGTCGCCGCGTGCGCTGGTGACGGCTCCGACTGTGGTCGCCGTGCCGACTGTCAGCATCAGTGGTTCACCGGTGCTGATCTCGTCGACACTGCCGCTTTCCTGCCCGACGATCCGGTCGAGCAGGTCGACTTCCATCTCGAAGCTCTCCCACGTGGGCGGGAGCGTTCCGGAGGGACCGGCGACCTGTCCGGCGAGCGCGTCGCCTTTCGTGAGACTGGGGTCGAGGCCGGTTCCGACGCCGAGCAGTCCACCCGGCGAGACACGATCTACCGTTTCGCCGCCCGCCTGTAGCGATCGGATCTCCGTTTCGATGGGCTGGTACTCCGATTGACCTCCCTCTTCGACCTCACGGCCGGGACGGATCTCTATCGTTTCGCCGTTTTCGAGTTCGCCTTTCGAGAGGCTGCCACCGATGACGCCGCCGGTCAGGTCCTCCCAGGTGGTGCCCGGACGGTTGATATCGAAACTTCGGGCGACGTGCATCGTTGCATCGGCATCGGGATCGCGCTCGGGCGTCGGGATCTCCTCCTCGATCGCTCCGATCAGCACATCCATATTGACGTCCTGACCGGCGCTGATCGGGACGACGGGGGCGTCTTCGGCGACTGTCCCCTCAACGAACTCCTGAATCTCATCGTAGTTCTCGCGGGCGCGGTCGGCGTCGACCAGATCGATTTTGTTCTGGGCAATAACGATGTTATCGATACCGATGATATCGAGCGCCATCAGGTGCTCTTCGGTCTGTGGCTGTGGGACTGGTTCGCTTGCACTCACGACCAGCACCGCACCGTCCATGATCGACGCACCGGAAAGCATCGTCGCCATCAGCGTTTCGTGGCCCGGGGCATCGACAAAGGAGACCGTGCGCATGATCTCGCTTTCCTCACCGTCCGGTCCTGTTTCCTCGACGGTATAACACTCGGGCTCGTCACGGTCCGGGAACCGCCGGAAGGTCGCATCGGCGTAACCGAGACGGATCGAGATACCCCGCTTCATCTCCTCGGAGTGCTGGTCCGTCCACTCGCCGGACAGTGCCTGTACGAGCGTCGTTTTGCCGTGGTCGACGTGGCCGACGAGTCCGATGTTCACCTCCGGTTGTCGTTTGTTATCTGACATATGAGACAGTAATCTTGGTAGTGATTCGCCCCGAACGCCTGATAAACCTACTGTTCTCGACCCGACTGACGGACGCCTGCGCCGATTTCCCGTGAAGCGGGAACACCTACAACCTTTTATTTAATCTCGTGGCAAAGGGGACGATTATGTCGTCTCAACGTGGCAATCTGGTCAGGTATGACGCGAGGAGTTTTGACGGTAAGAGAGCGGTCAAACGGGTGATCCGATGACCGACGTGACGCTCGTGCTAGCGGCGCTTGCACCGCTGCTCGTCGTCGCAGTCTTGCTCGTTGGGTTGCTCTGGCCAGCGGTCAGATCGATGCCCGTGGCGTGGGCAACGGCGGCCGTCGTCGCAGGGGTCTTCTGGGGAATGCCGCTGGACTGGATCGCAGCGACGACGCTCTGGGGAGTCATGCTCGCCATCGAGATCCTCTGGATCGTCTTCGGCGCGCTCGTGCTGTTGTACACGCTAATGCGCGCCGGTGCGATCGATCGGATCAACGAGGGGTTCGCCGCAATCAGCGAGGACCGACGAGTTCAGATCGTGCTGCTCGGCTTCTTCATGGCCACGTTCCTCGAAGGCGTTGCTGGCTTCGGGACCCCCGCAGCGGTCGTCGCACCGCTCTTGCTCGCACTGGGCTTCCCGGCGATGGCCGCGGTGATCGCAGCGCTGATCGGCCACGCCATCGCGACGACGTTCGGTGCCGTCGGGGTTCCTGTCCGACCCGGGACACTCGATCCGATTTCGGCGCTCAGCGGAGTTTCCCCCGCGGAAGCCGCCGACATCGTCGCGCAGGCGGCCGGCTCCGCTGCGGTCTATCAGTCCCTTATTGGTGTGTTTATGCCGCTTATGGCCGTCGGTATGGTCGTGTACTTCTTCGGCGACCCGGAGGAGCGATCGCTCGCGCCGGTCAAACCCGTCGTCCCGCTCTGTCTGTTCGCTGGGGTCGCCTTTGTCGTCCCCTTCGCGTTAACGGCGCTCTTTATCGGTCCCGAGCTCCCCTCGATCATCGGTTCGATGGTGGGGATCACGGTTACCATTGCGGTGCTTCGTGCTGGCTACTTTGTCCCAGAGGAAGAGTGGACGTTCCCGGAGCGTGACGAGTGGCCCGACCACTGGGTCGGCTCCGTCGAACCCGGAGGAGGCAACGGCACGGGTTCCGAAGCGACTGGTGGCGATAGCCCGTCGATGTCGCTTGCCCGAGCGTGGGCCCCGTACCTGATCCTGGTCGTCCTGTTGATCATCACCCGTGATTTCACGCCGATCGGCGAGGTCCTCTCACAGGCCGCCGTCTTCACCCCAGAATGGGACGGTATCCTCGGTACTGAGGTCACGAACAGCATTGACTGGGCCTACGTTCCGGGCACTTGGCTGGTGCTGAGTGCGCTTATCGCCATCCCTCTGTTCGATCTCGACGGGTCGGAAGTCGCCGGTGCGTGGCGCGAGGCCGGACAGAAGATCGTTTCGCCCGCTATCGCGCTGGTGTTTGTCATCGGGATGGTCGGCATCATGCTCGAATCCGGACAGTATCCAGATGCACCTGGCGGCGATAGCATGATGGTCGTGTTGGCCGACGGGACCGCCACGGTGTTCGGCGACATATACACAGTCGTCGCCGTCCCGATCGGCGTCCTTGGCACGTTCATCACGGGATCGATCACGGTTTCGAACATCACCTTCAGCGGCCTCCAGTACGAGGTCGCGACCCAGGCAGGCCTCCCACAGCACCTGATCGTCGGTGGACAGATGATCGGTGCTGCGATCGGGAACGTGATCGCGATCCACAACGTCATCGCCGCGCTAGCGACGGTCGGGCTCGTCGGACAGGAAGGTCGGGTGATACGACTGAACCTCATCCCGGTACTGTTCTATATCATTATGGGGGCGATCGTCATCTCGATCGCCGTCATGATATAGACGCGCGACCGTCCTGATTTTGGCACGCGACCTTTTTGTTTGACCGCGCCAACCCACGATCGTGAGCGAGTTTGCGTTCGAGCTATCGCTGTGTGCCCACCTCGAAACGACGACGGACTCGATCGTCGCTCGACAGCTCGGCGGCGGCGTCGCCGCACCCGGCAAACGCGTGCTCGATACCGTGCTCGTCGAGCAGGGTCCGGCCTTCGACGCTCGCGCGGCGATCACGCCCAATACCATTCCCGATGCCGCCATCGAGAGCGACGCCGGGCTGGGTCGTTTCCGCGACCGTGGGCGCGTGCTCGCCGGGCCGCCACGCCGTGTGAAATCGGTCGTCGAGCGCGCCGTCGAGGCGGGCTTTTTCGAGCGAGAGCGCCGGGATGGACGCGAGTACGTCAGACAGGTCGCCCGGTATCCCGACGACTGGTTCGGCCGAATCATCGCGGTGGAGAACAAACCGGACCTCGGACGTCCGGGCGCACTGGAGACACAGTTACGGAAGGATGTCAGCCTCGGGCTGGTCGACGAGGTCGTGCTGGCCACGGAAAGCTACGTCACCGGCGCACACCTGAATCGGCTGCCGGAGCCGGTCGGTGTCTGGCGATTCGACCCCGACTCAGTCGGCGACGACCCGATCGAGGTGGTCCGCGAACCGACGCCGCTTCCGACCGACACTGGGGGAATCGAACTGCTGGAGCGTCACGCCGGACGCGCAGACATCACGACCGTCTCGCCCGAGGAGAAAGCCCGTGCTCGACGCCGCATCGCCGAGCGCGCGTACGGCAAGGGCTGGCGAACCTACGAGTTCCCGGAGTGTGCTAACGCGAGTACAGCAGCCCGTGGGGACTGCCACTGCCTCCCCCACTGCTCGTGGTACGACCGACTGGTCGACCCTGCAAGCGACTGCGGGCTGGACTGTCCGGGCTACGAGGCAGCCGACCCACCCGAAGTCGATCTCCACGCCGAGCGCGCCGAGACATCACCGTGGATCGCTGAGCCCGACGGAAGACAGCGACGACAGGCAGGACTGGACCGGTTCGGCTGATCACTCACTCGCGCAGTTCGTCCGCGTAGTACCAGAACAGCCCGAGTACTGCGGCCAGTCCGAGCGCAAAGATCGCCAGTTCGATCGGGTGGATAAACTCATCAAAAGCGATTGCGGCCACCGCGTAACAGACGGCCCCCACGGCGAGCAAAACGAGAAAGCGCGTCGAATCCGAGGCCCACGTCATCGACTGACCGTTGCCACCGAGCGCATATCGGCGTTTCCCTACAGCGAGAAGCGCTCGCCGTCGACCGCCAGCGGTTCCTCGAAGGCTTCGTCGACGGGGTAGTAGTGGGCGACGTGTACCAGCCGGGTGTGCTCGGCATCGAGGTCGTCGGCCAGCGCGATCGCCCCCTCTCGGGTCATGTGTTTGCTCCCAAACGTCCGGGGGGTCCCCTCGTCGTCGTGATGGTCGCCGCCCGCAGGATGCCCCTCGCAGAGATGTGCGGGGACGATCCCGTCTGCAAGCAACAGGTCGGGATCGGCCATCGCCGCCCGCGAGTCGTCGGGGATCGCATAGTTCGTATCGCCCGAAAGCGTTAGCTTCGCGCCCGTTTCGGGATCCTCGACCACGACGCCGTAACAGAGCAATGGCGGGTGATCGACCGGAACGAGCGTCACGTCGAATCCGCAGGTCCGGACGGGCTCGAACGGCGCCGTTGGCTGGACCTCGATCGCGTCGAGATAGCTGTACTTCCGGTCGACGGTTTCGGCGACGCTCTCGCCGGTGACCGGGTCTGTCTCGTTGGCGGCGTAGACCGGTGCGTCCCGGAGGAGTCGGTAGACGTTTCCGAGGCCATCGAGGTGATCAAAGTGGACGTGCGTGATGACGATGGCGTCGGGCAGGTCGACACCCTCGCGCTCGAACTGGCGGCGAAAGTCGGGGCTGGCGTCGATCAGCAGGGACTCGTCGGTCCGCTCGTTCTGGATGTAGACGGAAAAACGGGTACGCTCGATGCCGTGCTTGCGGGCGTACTCGCAGGTATCACATCGACAGTCGAGCGTCGGCGTCCCCGTCGTATCGCCCGTTCCGAGGAGGGTCACCTGCATCCTGTCAGTGATCGTGGCTGTGGTCGTGATCGTGCGAATGTCCGTCCGTGCTCCCGCCGTCGCCGCTGATGTCGCCGCCCGCGACCAGCGCCTCGTGATCGCCGTCCATCATATCCATGTTTTTCAGGTTGTCCCGTTCCTCGAAGTCCTCGACGGCGTCGATCAGATCCTGCTGGGTCAGATTGGTCCGGTTCTCGGTCAGCGCATCGAGGACAGCCTCGCGCAGCACCATCCGGAGATCGCTCCCGGTTAGCCCCTCGGTGATCTCGGCGACGGCGTCCGGATCGAACTCGTTGATCTCCATCGCGTGGGTGATCACGCGGAGGATGTCCGAGCGCATCCCACGATCGGGCTTCGGGAAGTTGACGATTTCGTCGAAGCGGCGCCATGCAGCGGCGTCGAGCTGGTCCGGGTGGTTCGTCGCGCCGATCAGCAGAACCTCGTCCTCGATGAGGCTCACCTCGTCGATCGACTTGAGCAGGGTGTTGACCGCGCGCTTGATTGCAGCGTGCTCGTCCGACGAGCGCGTCTTGGCGACGAAGTCGAACTCGTCCATAAAGAGGATACACGGCGAGAGCCGCTTTGCCACCTCGAAGACCTTCTCGACGTTTTTCGCCGTCTCGCCGAGATACTGGCTCGTAATCATCGATAGCTTCACCTCGACGAAGGGCAGGTCGAGTTCGTGGGACAACCCGCGTGCCGCGGTCGTCTTCCCGGTTCCCGGCGGGCCGACAAAGAGGAGTTTTCCGATCTCGCGTAATCCGATCTCCGCGAGGTACTCACGGTGCTCGATCGCCTTGACGACCTTGTGAATCTCGTTTTCCTGATCGGGCGTCAACACGAGATCGTCGAGTGTCATCTCGATCTCCTCGGGAGCCCGGACATCGACGAGATCGAGCAGCTCCTCTTCGTCCTCGTCGAAGAACTCCTCTAGCAGGCTGTCGATCCAGACCCGATCGGCCTGGATGGGTCGGTTGGCCTTCCGCGCCCGATCGTAATCAACATCCTCGAAGTCGCCCTCGAACGCGTACGCGAGGGTTGGGTTCGACTGAATCCGTCCGGCATCGACGCGGTCACGGAACCAGTTCTCCGCCATCTGGCGGTCGGTCAGCGAGATCGAGCCCGAGAACTCGTCGCGCTCGGTGAACATCAGCTCCGAGACGGCGTCCCAGGGCTGGTCAATGCCCGTTGCCGTTCGTGCGGTGCTATTCGTCGCCGACAGCGGTCGCTCTATCTCGCCATCGCTCCAGAACACCTGTCGATACCGGGGTGGCAGGTCGTTCTCGTCAAGGGATCGGTTGTCGGTGTACAGCCGCGTCGTCAGCAGGAACTCGACGACGTCTATCGACGCATCGCTCATTCTAGGAGAGGTTCGTGTGGCCGGATGTTAAGCGCGTCGAAGACCCCCGACCGATCTACCAGGACCGGTCGTCGTCCTGCCTGTCGTCGACGCTCTCGTCGTCCTGCCTGTCGTCGACGCTCTCGTCGTCGGCTCCCCACTCGTTGTCGGATGCCGTGTCGTCTGACTCCCAGTTATTCAGTTCTTCCCCCTGCTGTCCCCAGCCCGCGTCGCCGCCCGGTTCCGGGTCGTCCCAGCTGCTCGACGTCGAACTCGACTCCCACGTTTCGTCTTCCGGCGTCCCGTCCGAAAGCGCCGATCCCTTTCGGAACTGCTGGACCATCGCTCCGATACCGAGCGAAGAGACGATCAACGCGATGAGCCCGCCCGCAACCGGGATCGAGGTGCCAATCGCCGTCACGACGAAGCCGACAAGAAACGCAAGCCAGAGCGTCTTCGTGGATGGCGGGCGTTCGGTTCGACCGGCGAACTCCGCAAGCAGGAAGCGCCCGATCAGGATGTCGACGAGCACTGCACCGACGAAAGAGACCAGAACGAGCGCGAGCAGGAGTGGAATCCCGACGAGAGCGCCAATAAACGTCAGTATGAGCACGAGGCTGACGATGAAGACACCGATAACGGTCCCGAACCCGATCAGGGCAGTCGTTATGGGCTCGTCACGCATATGCTGGTTCGTCGATCGGGTGTACTCCGGGGTGAGGTGGATAAGGACGGCGGCGATCAGCCCGAAGAATACGAACGAGGCGGCGAGTCCTGCGAGCATCGCCGTCGTCGATAGTTCGTCGAATGCCACGGCGATCTCTTCGGGGTTCTGTTGGGTCGCACTCGTAACTCCGGAAAACAGCACGAGAGCACAGGTTGATGCGATCGCATGGAGGGCGGATCGTCTCATAAATCATATTCCTCCCGTATCGAATATAAGGATGGTGATCACGTCAGAGTGAGTGAACTCGCCGACCAACCCCTTCCAGTTCTAACCGGTTTTAAGTTCATGAACGACGATTCAAGATACATGTCCGACGAGACGACTCCGGTCATTGCTGCGGCGTATCGCACACCACAGGGCAAAGAAGACGGCGTTTTCGCCGATCTGCGGAGTGAAGACCTTTCGGTTCCGCTGATCGACCACATACTCGAAGAAACTGGCCTCAGCGGCGCGGAGATCGACGACCTGCTCTGGGGCTGTGCACAGCAGCGCGACGAGCAGGGTAACAACATGGCGCGCGTGATCGCCTTGCTCTCCGAGCTGGGGGAATCGGTCCCCGCGTCGACGATCAACCGCTGGTGTGCCTCCTCCATGCAGTCGGTCATCTCGGCAGCCGACGCCGTCGCGGCTGGAAACCGCGACGCAGTGATTGCGGGCGGTGTCGAGTCCATGAGCCGCGTCCCAATGGGGGAGAACACGCACAACGTCCATCCACGACTCGCCGAACTGTACAACATCGGCGAACTACAGATGGGAATGACCGCCGAGAAGGTCTCGGAAGAACACGGCGTCTCCCGCGAGGAACAGGACGAGTACGCCCTGCAGAGCCAGCAACGGGCCCACGAGGCGACCGAGTCGGGACGGTTCGACGACGAGATCGTACCGATCGACACGGACGAGGGAACCGTGACCGAGGACGAGGGGATCCGCCCGGACACCTCTCTGGAGAAACTCGCGGGACTGCCGACCGTGTTCAAATCCGACGGGACGGTGACGCCAGGGAACGCCTCACAGGTCAGCGACGGCGCAGCGGCGACGCTCGTGACGAGTAAAGCCTTCGCCGATGAGCACGACCTCGATGTCCTCGCGGAAGTCGGCGCGAACAACGTCGCGGGCGTCGATCCAACGGTGATGGGAATCGGCCCGGTCCCGGCGACCCGTGGCTTGCTCGACCGTGCTGACCGGGACATCGAGGACTACGACCTCGTCGAACTCAACGAGGCCTTCGCCAGCCAGGCCGTCTACTCCCGGGACGAGCTGGGGATCGATCCCGAGCAGTTCAACGTTAACGGCGGCGCAATCGCGATCGGGCATCCACTCGGTGCGAGCGGTGCACGCCTGCCCGTGACGCTCATCCACGAGATGCAAAAGCGTGACGCAGAGCGCGGACTGGCGACGCTCTGTGTGGGCTTCGGTCAGGGTGCGGCGATCGAGTTCGAGCGTCCCTGACCCGGTCGAGGTCGAGCGTCTCTGAATCACTCGTCGAACGCTAGCGTTTTTATTGCAACCGGGACTGCGCCGCCGCGCCGCATCGGCGTTCCAATGTCCAGATAATCGCCCACGTCGACCGTCAGTTCATCGATAGCCACCACCGTCCGCCCCTCCACCCGCCGGGCGAGTCCCTGCCCGAGCACTTTCGCGCAGTTCTGCCTCGTCACCACGACGAGCGGTAGTTCGGGCGGAAGTGGCGCGTACGCCTCCGCGAGCGCTGCCGCAAGCGACTCGATCCGATCGTAGGAGAGGGAGCCGACGTCCGAGATAGCGAGTGCGAACCCCAGTTCCGCCTCGTGGCGCTCCCGAGCCGTTTCGACAGCCGAACGGAGCACGTCGGCGAGTTCCGATCGCTCACAGTCCAGTTTGCCGACCGGGAACACCGGAAGATTCCGGAGCGGTCCCTCGCTCTCTATGTGGACCGTGTTGCCGCTGAATCGCGTCGTCCGGGTGCCTGCGCCCACGACAGTCGCCCTGATGTCCTCCTCCAGC harbors:
- a CDS encoding GTP-dependent dephospho-CoA kinase family protein, with amino-acid sequence MSPDDDRDDTDVVVTLPEELRSAFKEPLGPVYTDPQLLLEDAGSPLIAVGDIVTYHFERVGVQPDVVLVDGRTKRREVDDEVRETVDALPNQIEAVNPAGTLSAELLYALVNALDRAEATTIVVDGEEDLAAVPAVLAAPVGASVVYGQPDEGMVNVRVTEERKMEFRDLLSRMDGDHERLWALLE
- the spt4 gene encoding transcription elongation factor subunit Spt4, with amino-acid sequence MAEDRLVCRECHRVNDPDEQNCVACGSSSLTEDWAGYVFIAHPEESQIATEMEVTEPGAYALKVR
- a CDS encoding DNA-directed RNA polymerase, whose protein sequence is MYKRVRLKDTVEVPPRELANVTPDLVKKLLQDKLEGRMDEEVGSVVSVVDVHDIGDGAVLPNRPGVYYEAEFDAVTFDPQMQEVVDGTVVEVVEFGAFVGIGPVDGLLHVSQISDEYLAYDAENQRLASNESDQALAVDDAVRARIVTKSIDERNPRDSKIGLTAKQPGLGKHGWLEDERSKRQAQAGES
- a CDS encoding PIN domain-containing protein, whose translation is MAPTVAVDTNAFMMPVELDVRLFDELNRLLDGYEPVTPQAVVEELRKLSEKGGNEGIAASVGHDLATERCLILDTDATYADDAVVELAREGTAEYVVTNDQPLQQRALDASVAVIGLRGKNKLAITQP
- a CDS encoding translation initiation factor IF-2 subunit gamma; amino-acid sequence: MSDNKRQPEVNIGLVGHVDHGKTTLVQALSGEWTDQHSEEMKRGISIRLGYADATFRRFPDRDEPECYTVEETGPDGEESEIMRTVSFVDAPGHETLMATMLSGASIMDGAVLVVSASEPVPQPQTEEHLMALDIIGIDNIVIAQNKIDLVDADRARENYDEIQEFVEGTVAEDAPVVPISAGQDVNMDVLIGAIEEEIPTPERDPDADATMHVARSFDINRPGTTWEDLTGGVIGGSLSKGELENGETIEIRPGREVEEGGQSEYQPIETEIRSLQAGGETVDRVSPGGLLGVGTGLDPSLTKGDALAGQVAGPSGTLPPTWESFEMEVDLLDRIVGQESGSVDEISTGEPLMLTVGTATTVGAVTSARGDECELKLKRPVCAAEGDKIAINRRVGARWRLIGVGTLKG
- a CDS encoding L-lactate permease; this encodes MTDVTLVLAALAPLLVVAVLLVGLLWPAVRSMPVAWATAAVVAGVFWGMPLDWIAATTLWGVMLAIEILWIVFGALVLLYTLMRAGAIDRINEGFAAISEDRRVQIVLLGFFMATFLEGVAGFGTPAAVVAPLLLALGFPAMAAVIAALIGHAIATTFGAVGVPVRPGTLDPISALSGVSPAEAADIVAQAAGSAAVYQSLIGVFMPLMAVGMVVYFFGDPEERSLAPVKPVVPLCLFAGVAFVVPFALTALFIGPELPSIIGSMVGITVTIAVLRAGYFVPEEEWTFPERDEWPDHWVGSVEPGGGNGTGSEATGGDSPSMSLARAWAPYLILVVLLIITRDFTPIGEVLSQAAVFTPEWDGILGTEVTNSIDWAYVPGTWLVLSALIAIPLFDLDGSEVAGAWREAGQKIVSPAIALVFVIGMVGIMLESGQYPDAPGGDSMMVVLADGTATVFGDIYTVVAVPIGVLGTFITGSITVSNITFSGLQYEVATQAGLPQHLIVGGQMIGAAIGNVIAIHNVIAALATVGLVGQEGRVIRLNLIPVLFYIIMGAIVISIAVMI
- a CDS encoding DUF5787 family protein codes for the protein MSEFAFELSLCAHLETTTDSIVARQLGGGVAAPGKRVLDTVLVEQGPAFDARAAITPNTIPDAAIESDAGLGRFRDRGRVLAGPPRRVKSVVERAVEAGFFERERRDGREYVRQVARYPDDWFGRIIAVENKPDLGRPGALETQLRKDVSLGLVDEVVLATESYVTGAHLNRLPEPVGVWRFDPDSVGDDPIEVVREPTPLPTDTGGIELLERHAGRADITTVSPEEKARARRRIAERAYGKGWRTYEFPECANASTAARGDCHCLPHCSWYDRLVDPASDCGLDCPGYEAADPPEVDLHAERAETSPWIAEPDGRQRRQAGLDRFG
- a CDS encoding MBL fold metallo-hydrolase yields the protein MQVTLLGTGDTTGTPTLDCRCDTCEYARKHGIERTRFSVYIQNERTDESLLIDASPDFRRQFEREGVDLPDAIVITHVHFDHLDGLGNVYRLLRDAPVYAANETDPVTGESVAETVDRKYSYLDAIEVQPTAPFEPVRTCGFDVTLVPVDHPPLLCYGVVVEDPETGAKLTLSGDTNYAIPDDSRAAMADPDLLLADGIVPAHLCEGHPAGGDHHDDEGTPRTFGSKHMTREGAIALADDLDAEHTRLVHVAHYYPVDEAFEEPLAVDGERFSL
- a CDS encoding ATP-binding protein: MSDASIDVVEFLLTTRLYTDNRSLDENDLPPRYRQVFWSDGEIERPLSATNSTARTATGIDQPWDAVSELMFTERDEFSGSISLTDRQMAENWFRDRVDAGRIQSNPTLAYAFEGDFEDVDYDRARKANRPIQADRVWIDSLLEEFFDEDEEELLDLVDVRAPEEIEMTLDDLVLTPDQENEIHKVVKAIEHREYLAEIGLREIGKLLFVGPPGTGKTTAARGLSHELDLPFVEVKLSMITSQYLGETAKNVEKVFEVAKRLSPCILFMDEFDFVAKTRSSDEHAAIKRAVNTLLKSIDEVSLIEDEVLLIGATNHPDQLDAAAWRRFDEIVNFPKPDRGMRSDILRVITHAMEINEFDPDAVAEITEGLTGSDLRMVLREAVLDALTENRTNLTQQDLIDAVEDFEERDNLKNMDMMDGDHEALVAGGDISGDGGSTDGHSHDHDHSHDH
- a CDS encoding thiolase family protein, translating into MSDETTPVIAAAYRTPQGKEDGVFADLRSEDLSVPLIDHILEETGLSGAEIDDLLWGCAQQRDEQGNNMARVIALLSELGESVPASTINRWCASSMQSVISAADAVAAGNRDAVIAGGVESMSRVPMGENTHNVHPRLAELYNIGELQMGMTAEKVSEEHGVSREEQDEYALQSQQRAHEATESGRFDDEIVPIDTDEGTVTEDEGIRPDTSLEKLAGLPTVFKSDGTVTPGNASQVSDGAAATLVTSKAFADEHDLDVLAEVGANNVAGVDPTVMGIGPVPATRGLLDRADRDIEDYDLVELNEAFASQAVYSRDELGIDPEQFNVNGGAIAIGHPLGASGARLPVTLIHEMQKRDAERGLATLCVGFGQGAAIEFERP